Proteins encoded in a region of the Paucibacter sediminis genome:
- a CDS encoding DUF4390 domain-containing protein, with amino-acid sequence MILSTPFSSTSRPASAARPGRALLWLAGLLLWLGLGLGLARADGVLLNQLSTERVDDGLALNFSTRFELPKPVEEALAKGVPIYFSAEAAVLRNRWYWRDARVARASRSWRLAWQPLTRQYRVSTGGLNQSYESLAEAVASLRGVSGWRIAEAKELEDDGRYYLEFSYKLDTSQLPRPMQIGLGAPQGWDLKVERTLNLNPDFSAKLAP; translated from the coding sequence TTGATCCTCAGCACGCCCTTCTCGTCCACCTCCAGGCCCGCCAGCGCCGCCCGCCCGGGCCGGGCGCTGCTGTGGCTGGCCGGGCTGCTGCTGTGGCTCGGCCTGGGTCTGGGGCTGGCGCGCGCCGACGGCGTGCTGCTGAACCAGCTCAGCACCGAGCGCGTGGATGATGGCCTGGCGCTCAACTTCAGCACCCGTTTCGAGCTGCCCAAGCCGGTGGAAGAGGCGCTGGCCAAGGGCGTGCCGATCTATTTCTCCGCCGAGGCGGCGGTGCTGCGCAACCGCTGGTACTGGCGCGATGCCCGCGTGGCGCGCGCCTCGCGCAGCTGGCGCCTGGCCTGGCAGCCGCTGACCCGGCAGTACCGCGTCAGCACCGGCGGCCTGAACCAGAGCTACGAGAGCCTGGCCGAGGCGGTGGCCTCGCTGCGCGGCGTGTCGGGCTGGCGCATCGCCGAGGCCAAGGAGCTGGAGGACGACGGCCGCTACTACCTGGAGTTCAGCTACAAGCTCGACACCAGCCAGCTGCCGCGGCCGATGCAGATCGGCCTGGGCGCGCCGCAGGGCTGGGACCTGAAGGTTGAGCGCACGCTGAACCTGAACCCGGACTTCAGCGCCAAGCTGGCGCCATGA
- the rsmB gene encoding 16S rRNA (cytosine(967)-C(5))-methyltransferase RsmB codes for MPKPAVPSSPQSATLQRLLLQVADAVQAVRAGQSLTELLGRCPAALRPGTQALSFLVLRRLGTAQALRALLAPKAPPPKVDNLLICALALLLPPQREEAPPYAEHTVVDQAVSAVRQRAQGSANFVNAVLRRFLRERSALLAQLQADAVASHNHPAWWIAQLRQDWPEQWPAILAANNLHPPMTLRVNARHGTAAAYLERLAAAGIAAQALDGVTPQAVRLAKAVPVTALPGFEAGEVSVQDAAAQLAAPLLLQWQPQDLTPGARVLDACAAPGGKTAHLLELRPDIELLALDADPKRLQRVQQNLDRLGQRATLKAADARQPAAWWDGRPFDAILLDAPCSASGIVRRHPDVRWLRRPGDIPQLAAIQAELLEALWPTLKPGGRLVYATCSVFKAEGQAQTDAFLQRHADAKSIAVQGVTGHLLPLADNETHVEGAAALDGFYYALITKQA; via the coding sequence GTGCCAAAGCCCGCAGTCCCCTCTTCGCCTCAGTCCGCCACCCTGCAACGCCTGCTCCTGCAGGTGGCCGATGCCGTGCAGGCCGTGCGCGCCGGCCAATCGCTCACCGAGCTGCTGGGGCGCTGCCCCGCCGCCCTGCGCCCGGGCACGCAGGCACTGAGCTTTCTGGTGCTGCGCCGGCTCGGCACGGCCCAGGCCCTGCGCGCCCTGCTGGCGCCCAAGGCGCCGCCGCCCAAGGTGGACAACCTCTTGATCTGCGCGCTGGCCCTGCTGCTGCCCCCGCAGCGTGAGGAGGCGCCGCCCTATGCTGAGCACACCGTGGTGGACCAGGCGGTGAGCGCGGTGCGCCAGCGCGCCCAGGGCAGCGCCAATTTCGTCAATGCGGTGCTGCGCCGCTTTCTGCGCGAGCGCAGCGCCCTGCTGGCGCAGCTGCAGGCCGATGCGGTGGCCAGCCACAACCACCCGGCCTGGTGGATCGCACAGCTGCGCCAGGATTGGCCGGAGCAATGGCCCGCCATCCTGGCCGCCAACAATCTGCACCCGCCGATGACCCTGCGCGTGAACGCCCGCCACGGCACGGCCGCCGCCTATCTGGAGCGCCTGGCCGCGGCCGGGATTGCCGCCCAGGCCCTGGACGGCGTGACGCCGCAGGCGGTGCGGCTGGCCAAGGCCGTGCCCGTCACTGCCCTGCCGGGCTTCGAGGCGGGCGAGGTGTCGGTGCAGGACGCCGCCGCCCAGCTGGCCGCCCCGCTGCTGTTGCAGTGGCAGCCGCAAGACCTGACCCCGGGCGCCCGGGTGCTGGATGCCTGCGCCGCGCCGGGCGGCAAGACCGCGCACCTGCTGGAACTGCGACCCGATATCGAGCTGCTGGCCCTGGATGCCGACCCCAAGCGCCTGCAGCGCGTGCAGCAGAACCTCGACCGCCTGGGGCAGCGCGCCACGCTGAAGGCCGCCGATGCGCGCCAGCCCGCCGCCTGGTGGGATGGCCGGCCCTTCGACGCCATCCTGCTGGATGCGCCCTGCAGCGCCTCGGGCATCGTGCGCCGTCACCCGGACGTGCGCTGGCTGCGCCGGCCGGGCGACATCCCCCAGCTGGCGGCCATCCAGGCCGAGCTGCTGGAGGCCTTGTGGCCCACGCTGAAGCCGGGCGGCCGCCTGGTCTACGCCACCTGCTCGGTGTTCAAGGCCGAGGGCCAGGCGCAGACCGACGCGTTTTTGCAACGCCATGCCGATGCCAAGTCCATCGCGGTGCAAGGCGTCACGGGTCACCTGCTGCCCCTGGCCGACAATGAGACGCATGTGGAGGGAGCCGCGGCTTTGGACGGCTTCTACTACGCCCTCATCACCAAGCAAGCCTGA
- the folE gene encoding GTP cyclohydrolase I, with protein MPAKNPPQLAAAELAALPASERIRYRLISANCRHHANDNIAAFIEAGELDELQAEVQAKLQEVLRAMVIDTDSDHNTQETAKRVAKMFVREIYKGRYVEAPPVTEFPNVTRLNELMIVGPIKVRSACSHHLCPIMGRVWIGLLPNEHSNLIGLSKYARLTDWIMSRPQIQEEAVTMLANELQERVQPDGLAIVMEADHFCMHWRGVKDSESMMTNSVMRGAFLKDPNLRREFLSLLSKK; from the coding sequence ATGCCCGCCAAGAATCCGCCCCAGCTGGCCGCCGCCGAACTGGCCGCTCTGCCCGCTTCCGAGCGCATCCGCTACCGCCTCATCAGCGCCAACTGCCGCCACCACGCCAACGACAACATCGCCGCCTTCATCGAGGCGGGCGAGCTGGACGAGTTGCAGGCCGAGGTGCAGGCCAAGCTGCAGGAGGTGCTGCGCGCCATGGTGATCGACACCGACAGCGACCACAACACCCAGGAAACCGCCAAGCGCGTGGCCAAGATGTTCGTGCGCGAGATCTACAAGGGCCGCTATGTCGAGGCGCCGCCGGTGACCGAGTTCCCCAACGTCACGCGCCTCAACGAGCTGATGATCGTCGGGCCCATCAAGGTGCGCAGCGCCTGCTCGCACCACCTCTGCCCGATCATGGGCCGGGTCTGGATCGGCCTGCTGCCCAACGAGCATTCCAACCTGATCGGTCTCTCCAAGTACGCGCGCCTGACCGACTGGATCATGAGCCGGCCGCAGATCCAGGAAGAGGCCGTCACCATGCTGGCCAACGAGCTGCAGGAACGCGTGCAGCCCGACGGTCTCGCCATCGTGATGGAAGCCGACCATTTCTGCATGCATTGGCGCGGCGTCAAGGACAGCGAGTCCATGATGACCAACAGTGTGATGCGCGGCGCCTTCCTGAAGGATCCCAACCTGCGTCGCGAGTTCCTCTCATTGCTCAGCAAGAAGTGA
- a CDS encoding BLUF domain-containing protein produces MLVRLLYASRAVQPLSDADLATILKQSREHNPAEGLTGLLCYSEGVFMQVLEGGRDAVNARYKHIVGDTRHKDVILLSYEEVPERQFAGWTMGQVNLHRLNPALVLKYCDSTRLDPYAMSGRAVMALFQELVSSGAIVCS; encoded by the coding sequence ATGCTAGTCCGCCTCCTCTATGCCAGCCGCGCCGTCCAGCCCCTGAGCGACGCCGATCTCGCCACCATCCTGAAGCAGTCGCGCGAGCACAATCCCGCCGAGGGCCTGACCGGCCTGCTGTGCTACAGCGAGGGCGTGTTCATGCAGGTGCTGGAGGGCGGCCGCGACGCGGTGAACGCGCGCTACAAGCACATCGTCGGCGACACGCGCCACAAGGACGTGATCCTGCTCAGCTACGAGGAAGTGCCCGAGCGCCAGTTCGCCGGCTGGACCATGGGCCAGGTGAACCTGCACCGCCTCAACCCCGCCCTGGTGCTGAAGTACTGCGACTCCACCCGGCTCGACCCCTACGCGATGAGCGGCCGCGCGGTGATGGCGCTGTTCCAGGAGCTGGTGAGCTCGGGCGCCATCGTCTGCAGCTGA
- a CDS encoding LemA family protein, which produces MNTWSWAGWVSLAALFFWAVGAYNRVMRLRNAIVAAYAQLDEALNQRAALCAKLLSLLRPLLSNEQATFDALETAQAEAHAAAQTVRARPFAADPLANLAVAAAVHAAALTRLMSLIEHHGELREHPEVYTLADELKMVERHRAFARQVFNQAVGAYNQAVQQFPTRVLSSFFGFAEARSL; this is translated from the coding sequence ATGAACACCTGGTCCTGGGCCGGCTGGGTCAGCCTGGCCGCGCTGTTCTTCTGGGCCGTGGGCGCCTACAACCGCGTGATGCGGCTGCGCAATGCCATCGTCGCGGCCTATGCCCAGCTGGACGAGGCGCTGAACCAGCGCGCCGCGCTGTGCGCCAAGCTGCTGAGCCTGCTGCGCCCGCTGCTCAGCAACGAGCAGGCCACCTTCGATGCGCTGGAAACGGCTCAGGCCGAGGCCCATGCGGCGGCCCAGACGGTGCGCGCGCGCCCCTTCGCGGCCGACCCGCTGGCCAATCTGGCGGTGGCCGCGGCCGTGCATGCGGCCGCGCTGACGCGCCTGATGTCGCTGATCGAGCACCATGGCGAGCTGCGCGAGCACCCCGAGGTCTATACCCTGGCGGACGAGCTCAAGATGGTGGAGCGCCACCGCGCCTTCGCGCGCCAGGTCTTCAACCAGGCGGTGGGCGCCTACAACCAGGCGGTGCAGCAGTTCCCGACGCGGGTGCTGAGCAGCTTCTTCGGCTTCGCCGAAGCGCGTTCGCTCTGA
- the queC gene encoding 7-cyano-7-deazaguanine synthase QueC: MSAAATRKALVLFSGGQDSTACLAWALQRYAEVETIGFDYGQRHRVELDCRQVVRRELAAAFPAWAAKLGEDHLLDLGLLGQISDTALTEARAIEMQANGLPNTFVPGRNLLFLTFAATLAYRRGASVLVGGMCETDFSGYPDCRDNTLKALQVALSLGLDAPMTLETPLMFITKAETWALTAQLGGAALNELIIEHTHTCYLGERSQRHAWGYGCGSCPACELRARGHEEYRAGVR, translated from the coding sequence CGCTGGTGCTGTTCTCCGGCGGCCAGGATTCCACCGCCTGCCTGGCCTGGGCGCTGCAGCGCTATGCCGAGGTGGAGACCATCGGCTTCGATTACGGCCAGCGGCATCGCGTCGAGCTGGACTGCCGGCAGGTGGTGCGGCGCGAGCTCGCCGCCGCCTTTCCGGCCTGGGCCGCCAAGCTGGGCGAGGACCATCTGCTGGACCTGGGCCTGCTGGGCCAGATCTCGGACACCGCGCTGACCGAGGCGCGCGCCATCGAGATGCAGGCCAACGGCCTGCCCAACACCTTTGTGCCGGGCCGCAATCTGCTGTTCCTCACCTTCGCCGCCACGCTGGCCTACCGCCGCGGCGCCTCGGTGCTGGTGGGGGGCATGTGCGAGACCGATTTCTCCGGCTACCCCGACTGCCGCGACAACACGCTGAAGGCCTTGCAGGTGGCGCTGAGCCTGGGCCTGGACGCGCCCATGACGCTGGAGACGCCGCTGATGTTCATCACCAAGGCCGAGACCTGGGCGCTCACCGCGCAGCTCGGCGGCGCGGCGCTCAACGAGCTGATCATCGAGCACACCCACACCTGCTACCTGGGCGAGCGCAGCCAGCGCCATGCCTGGGGTTATGGCTGCGGCAGCTGCCCGGCCTGCGAGCTGCGCGCGCGCGGCCATGAGGAATACCGGGCCGGGGTGCGATGA